In one Microbulbifer pacificus genomic region, the following are encoded:
- a CDS encoding ATP-dependent helicase produces MTASAEQPAQLTNEQKAIANHPGGHAKIIAVAGSGKTTALLHYIKNRLDAGADPRRMLVLMYNRSAREDFTQRLGALCGDAVPPVNTFHSLGYRIYQRMIARRHLSPANLTPLPQSVIQLQIWKSIEACAPPGEIEDIRARKQSETEAAEFFIDYTKTILSGDLSAFQKLKLGDEHMYFLKVFRHFEDWRRAQNAVTYADLIYDPAILFSLQPDIAEEYGSYYRDILVDEYQDINEIQHFLLRTIYGKSGNVIAIGDPDQTIYEWRGSRPEYLLRYFDGDFPPSNIYQLSHTFRYGHSLSLAANHFIHNNRERADIFCVSGNPQAETQLHHVATSNESKWLVEHIRRCRQQGAPLREIAVLVRLWSLAAPLELALLANNIPYRSGNRNTVLSRKELRPLFWSLNIAAGRFTEQSAKRRSQGLYEWLTTPHIRIPRATLEPLCNQLAQYEKDWGKKLLRLIPESLSQPQSKRLRQRAELLQQMEKWRGLGGELIRRQLGELDYLSGISEDAFNRQQAEEKQQTILAFCQYLDQLRLSPRETLEHLQQLQQQHQSTDSAVNENSADAIQITTMHQAKGLEWDQVIIPSLTAHNMPYQPQRDFSTPASTESERRLMYVAMTRARKQLYLLTPETSSDSGQKKTTGSNQEQRPSLFVDEMHLPLCSLLAEALEKKPGSITTQVPITRLALRYLAACDYNPDINAPRATQRKPQLGESVRHQKLGYGRVIKWEDSRVEILFSDRQTRRFEWEKLAQYLM; encoded by the coding sequence ATGACAGCAAGTGCAGAGCAACCGGCTCAACTTACGAATGAGCAAAAAGCCATCGCCAATCACCCCGGAGGTCACGCCAAGATCATCGCCGTCGCAGGTTCAGGTAAGACTACCGCCCTGCTTCATTACATAAAGAACCGTCTGGATGCCGGTGCGGACCCACGACGGATGCTGGTACTGATGTACAACCGAAGCGCCCGGGAGGATTTCACCCAGCGTCTCGGCGCTCTTTGCGGTGATGCCGTACCGCCTGTCAATACGTTCCATAGCCTTGGTTATCGGATCTACCAGCGGATGATCGCCCGCCGCCACCTGTCGCCCGCCAATCTCACTCCATTACCGCAGTCAGTAATCCAGTTGCAGATCTGGAAATCCATCGAAGCCTGTGCGCCACCAGGTGAGATTGAGGATATTCGCGCGCGCAAACAGTCCGAGACCGAAGCCGCGGAATTTTTTATCGACTACACCAAGACCATACTCTCTGGTGACCTGAGTGCGTTCCAGAAGCTGAAACTCGGCGACGAACACATGTATTTCCTGAAGGTGTTTCGCCATTTTGAAGATTGGCGTCGGGCACAGAATGCAGTGACCTACGCCGACCTGATTTACGACCCAGCCATCCTTTTCAGCCTGCAGCCGGATATTGCCGAAGAGTACGGGAGTTATTATCGGGACATTCTGGTTGATGAATATCAGGATATTAACGAAATCCAGCACTTCCTGTTGCGCACGATCTATGGAAAATCCGGCAATGTAATCGCCATCGGCGACCCGGACCAGACCATCTACGAATGGCGCGGCTCCCGCCCCGAGTACCTGCTGCGCTATTTTGATGGCGATTTTCCACCATCCAACATCTACCAACTGAGCCACACGTTTCGTTACGGTCACAGTCTGTCGCTTGCCGCCAACCACTTCATTCACAACAACCGCGAGCGCGCCGACATTTTCTGTGTTTCCGGTAATCCGCAGGCAGAAACCCAGTTGCACCATGTAGCTACCAGTAACGAAAGTAAATGGCTGGTGGAGCATATCCGCCGCTGCCGCCAACAGGGAGCCCCCCTGCGTGAAATTGCCGTACTGGTGCGGCTATGGTCACTGGCTGCGCCACTTGAGCTGGCACTGCTCGCCAACAACATTCCGTACCGCTCCGGCAACCGCAACACCGTACTTTCGAGAAAAGAACTGCGCCCACTATTCTGGAGTCTCAATATCGCCGCCGGGCGCTTTACTGAACAGTCAGCAAAACGGCGCAGCCAGGGACTCTATGAATGGCTCACCACACCGCATATCCGCATTCCCCGTGCGACGCTGGAGCCCCTGTGTAACCAGCTCGCACAGTACGAAAAAGACTGGGGTAAAAAACTGCTCAGGCTGATTCCGGAATCTCTCAGTCAGCCGCAGAGCAAACGGTTACGGCAACGTGCGGAGCTGCTGCAGCAAATGGAAAAATGGCGCGGCTTGGGCGGCGAGTTGATACGCCGGCAACTGGGTGAACTGGATTACCTGAGCGGTATCAGTGAAGACGCCTTCAATCGCCAGCAGGCGGAAGAAAAGCAGCAGACGATACTGGCCTTCTGCCAATACCTGGATCAGCTGCGCCTGTCGCCAAGGGAAACCCTGGAACATCTGCAGCAACTGCAACAACAGCATCAGAGTACTGACAGCGCGGTCAATGAAAACTCTGCCGATGCCATTCAGATCACTACCATGCATCAGGCCAAGGGCCTGGAGTGGGACCAGGTCATCATCCCTTCACTCACTGCACACAATATGCCGTATCAGCCACAGCGAGACTTCTCCACACCGGCATCCACCGAGAGCGAGCGGCGCCTGATGTATGTGGCGATGACGAGAGCGAGAAAACAGCTCTACCTGCTGACACCGGAAACCAGTAGCGACAGCGGGCAAAAGAAAACGACAGGCTCGAACCAGGAGCAGAGGCCGTCCCTGTTTGTCGATGAAATGCACCTGCCACTCTGCAGCCTACTTGCAGAAGCTCTCGAAAAAAAACCGGGCAGTATCACCACCCAGGTACCCATTACCCGACTGGCGCTGCGTTACCTGGCCGCCTGCGACTACAACCCCGACATCAACGCCCCGCGCGCCACACAGCGGAAACCGCAACTGGGGGAAAGTGTGCGCCATCAGAAACTGGGCTACGGCCGCGTGATCAAATGGGAAGACTCAAGAGTGGAAATACTGTTCAGCGACCGCCAGACACGGCGTTTTGAATGGGAAAAACTCGCCCAGTACCTGATGTAA